The DNA region TCTGAAAAACCTTCGCAAAACAAGTGGAGCAAAAAAGAAATAATTGGACATTTAGTTGATAGTGCGACAAATAATCATCAAAGATTTGTTCGTGGACAGTTTGAGGATATTCCTGAAATATGTTACGACCCAAACAAATGGAATGAATATAGTTTTTATCAACAAATTGACAGCAAACAAATTATACTATTTTGGAGTATTTACAACAGACAACTCATTGAAATTATTAAGCGAATTCCGACAGAAAATTTAAAAAAGCAAATCAGAGTTGGCGAAAATTTATTGCCCATAGAATTTTTAATTCATGATTATATTGAACATTTAGAGCATCATTTAATACAAGTAATTGACTATTGAAAATAGAAAAAAAACCGCTAACATGGGTTTGGCAATATAGCGGCTGAATTGTGCAAGATTCAACAACAGCAATCCTATTGAGCTTTAGCTGGTAAAAATCCTCCACAAC from Sphingobacteriales bacterium includes:
- a CDS encoding DinB family protein, coding for MINQAISRLNFIMDKVPGILTQISEDKMSEKPSQNKWSKKEIIGHLVDSATNNHQRFVRGQFEDIPEICYDPNKWNEYSFYQQIDSKQIILFWSIYNRQLIEIIKRIPTENLKKQIRVGENLLPIEFLIHDYIEHLEHHLIQVIDY